Proteins encoded within one genomic window of Balaenoptera ricei isolate mBalRic1 chromosome 10, mBalRic1.hap2, whole genome shotgun sequence:
- the MED21 gene encoding mediator of RNA polymerase II transcription subunit 21, which translates to MADRLTQLQDAVNSLADQFCNAIGVLQQCGPPASFSNIQTAINKDQPANPTEEYAQLFAALIARTAKDIDVLIDSLPSEESTAALQAASLYKLEEENHEAATCLEDVVYRGDMLLEKIQSALADIAQSQLKTRSGTHSQSLPDS; encoded by the exons CTTGCAGATCAGTTTTGTAATGCCATTGGAGTGTTGCAGCAGTGTGGTCCTCCTGCCTCTTTTAGTAATATTCAGACAGCCATTAACAAAGATCAGCCAGCTAATCCTACAGAAG AATATGCCCAGCTTTTTGCAGCGTTGATTGCACGAACAGCAAAAGACATTGATGTTTTGATAGATTCCTTACCCAGTGAAGAATCTACAGCTGCTTTACAG GCTGCAAGCTTGTATAAGCTGGAAGAAGAAAATCACGAAGCTGCCACATGTCTGGAGGATGTTGTTTATCGAGGGGACATGCTTCTGGAAAAGATACAGAGCGCACTTGCTGATATTGCACAGTCCCAGCTGAAGACAAGAAGTGGTACCCATAGCCAGTCTCTTCCGGACTCATAG